TACCAGCAGTTGTCGGCAGCGCGTTATCATTGGCACTAAGACTTAGGAACAAGAATAACGGGGTGTACCAAACACATATTGCAAAGAATGTCGCTATTTCGGTAAAGCCAGGCGCTTCGCGTATTTTGCTACGGTGCGCCCTAACGTGCCTTGCTTCATTTGTGATGCGCGCAAAGTAGAAGAACCAGATGAAATGGTCGGCAATGACAAGAGCGCATGATGCAAGGAATGACAGGGAGGTGAGAGAGATAAGTGGCCAAGAGCTGGAAAAATTTTGCAGGTATACAATGTGGCATGTTAGGGAGAATAGAGTTTGAAGAAGTGGTAAGGAATCCGTGAAGTAAAACACAACATGCAAGGCCATTATCACCTAGATTAGGGCGAAATATATCAAGGAGAACGCTGCAAATCTGAAGATAAATGAGACGTACATATATACTTCTCTGACCCACTGTTTTGGCTATACGTGAATACTCCTCGATTAATTCAGATACGTAGAGTAATCCGCTTGCTAAAGATGCATGAACACGGATTGTGGAGAAATTAATTGCGCAGGATAGATACCTAGGGAGAGTGTAACAAAGGCGAAGGCAGCGACTATAGCCACATAGCTGTACGGTAAAAGGCTCAATACCCGCCCGCGAAACGAACACGACGATGGGACACACCTGACGTAGTAGAGCAGGCCCATACTGAGTTGCAGTGCGTTTGCGAACCAGCGCCTTAATTGGAATACAGAAACGTAATACTAGTTTCAAGAAGAAACTACAGTCAAGAGCAACACGGCGAGAGACGAGCCTCAAATGTATCCGTGATTTTGGTATTGGAAGCAGTCCATTCGACTTGCCAGCCAATTGGGCAAATGGATTCGCGTGTGCTTGCCAGGATCACATGATTATCGAGCACTGCTTTCGATTCACTAAAGACGCTGCTTGAACTGAACACACAACCGTCCGGACCACCCTTCACAACACATATCGCCAACTCCAGTAT
The sequence above is a segment of the Psilocybe cubensis strain MGC-MH-2018 chromosome 4, whole genome shotgun sequence genome. Coding sequences within it:
- a CDS encoding Protein SVP26 encodes the protein MGLLYYVSYVAIVAAFAFVTLSLASGLLYVSELIEEYSRIAKTVGQRSIYVIMALHVVFYFTDSLPLLQTLFSLTCHIVYLQNFSSSWPLISLTSLSFLASCALVIADHFIWFFYFARITNEARHVRAHRSKIREAPGFTEIATFFAICVWYTPLFLFLSLSANDNALPTTAGFLIPYQQNPRPPLLDLPLTFNPLEFP